The following nucleotide sequence is from Halobacillus mangrovi.
ACCACATTTATTTGAAGAAGTAAGAGCATAAATCATTCATTAGCAAAGGCGCTTCACAAAGGAAGCGCCTTTTTGTAGGACAATACCATACTCTATTATTTAATAGAAAACTCTTCTTTTTTCAAAAGTTCTTCAGGGGTTTTTCCAATCTCAGATTGATGAAAGTAATCTCTGATTACACCGTCATGCAAGTAGTTGATGATAGAAACCATCGTCATCCCTTGATCGAGTGCAAGATATGCATTTGTCACTTCACCTGTTTCTACATTTAAAGAGTCCAAGAATCCATACTTACTATAAGTGTCGAAACGTTTCAATGTTTGCATATTCTCGAATGCTTCCATCGGTGTATATTCAAGCGAAAGAAATGTTGCGTGCGGCGTAACGGTCCCGTCAGCCTTGTATCCATCCATTCCAAGAGGAGTAGCGGCAAATTCAGAGTAGCCGTCTGGAGTTGCCGCTGGTGACATTCCCCAAGCTTCATAGCCTTGCTCTTTTGCGTACTCGATTTGAATTTCAGCATGGCGCTGGTTGTTCAGCCCAAGGGCATCTTTCCCAAGTTCTTTTTCTTTCAAAACAAGTTGAGGCATAAGCGCTTCAAACATGCTGCCTCCCCAGCTTGGTACATACTTTTTACCGTTGTAGCTGTAGTGGCCTTCAAAGACTTCTACTCCATCATAAGTGGTCGTGTATCCTTCAGGTGTTTGCTGCTGCCAATCCCAGCTTGCAGGCATGGTGCGGTCCATCATCCACCAGTGTTCTTTAGGAACATCGCCTTTACCGATGGCAATGTAGCTTGCGACCCGTGGCTCTGTATAGAAAGCGCCGTAATGGTGCGAGGTATAGCTTTCTGCTGCAACATCATAGCCGCCTCTCATTTGCCCAACTTCCGGTGTATAAAGCACAGAGTAGTCCATGTTCTGAACCAGTTTATTGGACTGTTCGAACAACTCTGGATAGGCTTGTCCTACAACTACCAAGCCTGCAGACAGCCATCCATTATCGACGGTAGAAATGAACTCACCCCAGTCTTTATAGAGTGATCCATCAGAGGTGTTGTACCAGTTGTAAAAGAGCCCATTCCACTTTTTCATATCTTCGAGGGAATTCAATGTTGTTTGGATTTTTTCAATCGATTCTTCGCGGGAAATCAGTCCTGATTCTTCAGCAGCAATTGTACTCATCATGTACATTCCGATATTGGTAGGGGAGGTGTGTTTTTGTGCGGTCATTTCTCCGTCTTCACTATAACGTACGGCATCATAAGTAAGGCCGGTTTCTTCAACTGTAAACTCTTCAAAATATCGATACGTTTTCTTTGATACCGCTTTCAATTGTTTCGATAAAGCAACCTCTTTACCTTTTGATATGGCAAAAGAGGATACAGGGAATACAGTGCTTATCGCTAAGATGACAGCTAAGAACAAAGTCGTGTACTTTTTCAATAAATTCACTTCCTTTTAATGATTTAGTGAAACGTTTCAATTATAAGTTTACAGAAGATGAAACCTAAGATAAATAATGTAATAGTAGGAAATATGATACTAGTTAGAAAGTTGGGGGATTCTGGATGACCTGAGGACTTTTCATGGTTTATCGGCTATTTAGGGTGAAATTTCGGCGAACGCTGATATATATCGGCGAATGACGATTTATATCAGCGAAAAAACCTACATATCAGTAATCCACTAGAATTATGGTTCTAAGTAGTACTTCCTGCCTTTATTTTGCCCTTGCTGTTCTAACGATAAAGATTGTAGGATCCTTTTTGTAACTGAAGGAGAATCAAGACGAAGAAATCTCTTTGCTTTTTCATTAGTAATCTCACTACCGAATAATAATTTGTAATCCTTTAAAGCTTCAATATGCGCCTGTTTGTCTGAACATCGGCACTTAGGACAGTACCATGTTCCATGATGTCTCTGTAAAGGTGTGTAGCTGCATGAACTGCAATAAACGCCTGTTTTCACATCCGATGGTTTAACATCGATTGTTCTTAAATAGTTGAAAGAAGATGGCTGGTGAGCCTTTAGTAGAGCAGTTGATAATTCTTGGAGTTTAGCTGTTGAAAGGGGAGTGGGAACTTGGAGAGTATCCAAATTATTAATCTTTTCAGGTAGGTCATACGTGCGAATGACTATGTCTTCCTCTTGAGTGTTTGATCGAATCACACATAAGGGGTGACTATTCGTAACGAGGCAGTAGATAGAGGGGATAGGAAAAGAATGGAGGGAAAGCCATTTCTGAAGTTGGTCTTTATGGCGATTTACCTGATGGATCGGATTATCAAACCCTTGATGATCATCTCTTATTAGTTGTTTATCATCATAATATAAGGTACCTGCCATATATTTTGCTTCTATCAGAAGGATCCATTTTCTAGTTAGGATTAGCGCGTCATTCTGAAAGAAGTGGGTACCATCCCATAATCGTAAATCGAAATAAATTAAGTGGTCTTTGGTACAAAAGGAGAGGGGATAATTGAGAGCCAACTCACCTTTTTGTCCAGCGAGTTCTGAGGATAATTTTTCTTTTATTAGTTTGAAGTTGGGGTGGGTGTTTACTAGTCTTCTTTCTAAAACTTCTAACTGCCTTAAGCTTAATGAAGTTTCTCGCTCTTTAATAATCATAGACTCATCACCTTTCTGTACTTAATAGTTAGGCATTAGAAGTCTTAAATCCTTCGTGAGATATAATTTTGATAAGTATCACAAATATTTACTTGAAAAAGGATTTTTTTAGTCCGGATATCAGCGATCGCTGATATATATCGGCAAGAAATGAAATATATCAGCGAACCGCCAAGTAAAACAAAGTTAAATTTCAATCACGGCATAGCCATAAGCAGGAAGTTTTACAGTATTCTTTTTCACATTTGCCTTCTGACTTAAAAGAAGAGTTTCTCCTAATGGTTCTTCGAGAGATAAATCTTTTTCTTCTTCCGTTGCATTCACAACAAACAATAGTGATTGCTCACTAGAGTCTTTTTGATAAACAAGCACGTCCTTATCGTAGTCCTTGAAAGATAGACGAGCATTGTTTCCGAAAGCAGGCTGAGATTTGCGCAGACTGATCAGGTTCTGAACGTAAGAAAACAGCTCAAGGTCCTGCTTATCCTCATCCCAGACCATACATTTCCTACAACCTGGGTCTTCACCGCCTGTCATACCAACTTCATCCCCATAATAGATACAAGGGGTACCTTTATAGGAAAGCTGGAACAAATACATCAGCTTCACGGCTTCCTTATTTCCATCTGCGTATGTGAGAATTCTTGGTGTATCATGGCTATCTAAAAGGTTGAAGGCCACTTCATTTACATTCTCCGGGTACATATGCTCGACATGGGAAATTTGATTTTTGAAGTGTTCCAAACTGATCTCGCCATTAAAATATTTCAAAACAGCATTCGTGAACGGGTAGTTCATCACTGCGTCAAATTGGTCGCCTTGCAGCCATGGCATGGAGTCGTGCCAGATTTCTCCTAGAATATAGGCTTCAGGTTTCGTCGTTTTCACAACGCGTCGGAAATCTCTCCAGAAGGCATGATGGACTTCGTTTGCAACATCAAGACGCCAGCCATCGATATCAAATTCTTCAATCCAATAGCGGGCTACATCAAGGAGATATTGTTTGACTTCAGGATTTTCCGTATTCAATTTCGGCATCTCAGGAACAAATCCAAAGGCATCATAATTTGGTTTCGGTTGGGTTTTAACTTCTTTTTCCCAAACATGAAACCAATCGTAATAATCTGATTTCACACCGTTTTCCAATACATCTTGGAATGGAGAAAAATAGTAGCCGCTATGGTTAAACACGGCATCAAGCATTACGCGAATACCACGTTCGTGGCATGCTCTCACTAGTTTTTGAAACGTTTCTTTATCTCCGAACTGTGGATCAATTTCCATGTAATCGATGGTGTCATATTTATGGTTGGAGTGCGCTTTAAAAATTGGTGTGAAATAGATGCCGTTTATCCCAAGGTCTTCAAGATGGTCTAAATGATCGATGACCCCTTGGAAATCTCCACCGAAGAAACTATCCTGTCTCGGATCTTCACTCCCCCATGGCAAGGTGCCTTCAGGATCTCTAAATGGATCTCCATTTCCGAACCTTTCAGGGAAAATTTGATACCAGACCGTATCTTTGACCCATTCAGGAGCTTGGAAAACATCAGCTTCATTCATGAAAGGGAAACAAAAGTGATAGGCAATATCATCGACGGGAATCTTTTCATAAAACCCCTTTTCAGTATAATTCCATTTTTCCTCTTGATCTTCTAATAAAAATGAATAACGCAAGCGTTGGTACGGGGGCTTCAGTGAGATGAACCAATAATCAAAAAGCTCATCGCTTCCGCTTTTCTTCATTAGCTGCGTTTCATATTGCCATT
It contains:
- a CDS encoding glucoamylase family protein, whose translation is MNLLKKYTTLFLAVILAISTVFPVSSFAISKGKEVALSKQLKAVSKKTYRYFEEFTVEETGLTYDAVRYSEDGEMTAQKHTSPTNIGMYMMSTIAAEESGLISREESIEKIQTTLNSLEDMKKWNGLFYNWYNTSDGSLYKDWGEFISTVDNGWLSAGLVVVGQAYPELFEQSNKLVQNMDYSVLYTPEVGQMRGGYDVAAESYTSHHYGAFYTEPRVASYIAIGKGDVPKEHWWMMDRTMPASWDWQQQTPEGYTTTYDGVEVFEGHYSYNGKKYVPSWGGSMFEALMPQLVLKEKELGKDALGLNNQRHAEIQIEYAKEQGYEAWGMSPAATPDGYSEFAATPLGMDGYKADGTVTPHATFLSLEYTPMEAFENMQTLKRFDTYSKYGFLDSLNVETGEVTNAYLALDQGMTMVSIINYLHDGVIRDYFHQSEIGKTPEELLKKEEFSIK
- a CDS encoding nuclease-related domain-containing protein, whose translation is MIIKERETSLSLRQLEVLERRLVNTHPNFKLIKEKLSSELAGQKGELALNYPLSFCTKDHLIYFDLRLWDGTHFFQNDALILTRKWILLIEAKYMAGTLYYDDKQLIRDDHQGFDNPIHQVNRHKDQLQKWLSLHSFPIPSIYCLVTNSHPLCVIRSNTQEEDIVIRTYDLPEKINNLDTLQVPTPLSTAKLQELSTALLKAHQPSSFNYLRTIDVKPSDVKTGVYCSSCSYTPLQRHHGTWYCPKCRCSDKQAHIEALKDYKLLFGSEITNEKAKRFLRLDSPSVTKRILQSLSLEQQGQNKGRKYYLEP
- a CDS encoding glycoside hydrolase family 13 protein, with protein sequence MLKEAIYHRPKNNFAYAYDRETLHIRLRTKKNDLETVTLVHGDPYVWEDGEWQYETQLMKKSGSDELFDYWFISLKPPYQRLRYSFLLEDQEEKWNYTEKGFYEKIPVDDIAYHFCFPFMNEADVFQAPEWVKDTVWYQIFPERFGNGDPFRDPEGTLPWGSEDPRQDSFFGGDFQGVIDHLDHLEDLGINGIYFTPIFKAHSNHKYDTIDYMEIDPQFGDKETFQKLVRACHERGIRVMLDAVFNHSGYYFSPFQDVLENGVKSDYYDWFHVWEKEVKTQPKPNYDAFGFVPEMPKLNTENPEVKQYLLDVARYWIEEFDIDGWRLDVANEVHHAFWRDFRRVVKTTKPEAYILGEIWHDSMPWLQGDQFDAVMNYPFTNAVLKYFNGEISLEHFKNQISHVEHMYPENVNEVAFNLLDSHDTPRILTYADGNKEAVKLMYLFQLSYKGTPCIYYGDEVGMTGGEDPGCRKCMVWDEDKQDLELFSYVQNLISLRKSQPAFGNNARLSFKDYDKDVLVYQKDSSEQSLLFVVNATEEEKDLSLEEPLGETLLLSQKANVKKNTVKLPAYGYAVIEI